One window of the Halobacillus litoralis genome contains the following:
- a CDS encoding glutathione ABC transporter substrate-binding protein yields MTLKKIRLYGLSIFVVVMMVLAGCSDESGTEADQGEGSSGADATQEITYATTSDVVGLSPIDTNDSVSSAMIEQVYETLFIRDPETMEIKPHLAESYENPDDLTWEIKLKEDITFHDGTPFNAEAVKYTFEEFKNEERAAPRASLMEPVESIEVKDEYTVVLKTAEPYGPLLAALSHTNASIVSPEADKAGNLNENPVGTGPFVFEEWVQGDHVSLKKNEDYWQGAPQLESVTMKVVPEYSTAVSMLQTGEVQFIDAIPTEQLPRLESMDNVEIQQKEGTPVYYLGFNMNKEPFNDINFRKAVSYAVDREAYVQQLNGLGVKNNSIIGPKVFGYDESASEEGYSYDPEKAKQLIEENGYEGKEITLLAANRDMYMKMAEIVQAQLTDAGLSVNIETMEWGTFLDTTAEGNFEMTFLGWSNSTADGSELLYPNLHSDNIGSSNRMGYDNGEFDQLVNESRITVDQEVRQEKLNEANIMAVNDGVWIPMHHGVVTAAFDQSVKGLELDPTGQWSLYNVSRE; encoded by the coding sequence ATGACATTGAAAAAAATTCGTTTGTATGGATTGTCGATTTTCGTAGTGGTCATGATGGTTTTGGCAGGGTGTAGTGATGAGTCTGGTACAGAGGCTGATCAAGGTGAAGGAAGTTCTGGTGCTGATGCCACTCAGGAGATCACGTATGCTACAACCTCTGATGTTGTAGGATTGTCACCGATAGATACCAATGATTCTGTTTCCTCCGCCATGATAGAGCAAGTCTATGAAACTCTTTTTATTCGTGATCCAGAAACAATGGAAATTAAACCACACTTGGCAGAATCTTATGAGAATCCTGATGACCTTACATGGGAAATCAAATTGAAAGAAGATATAACTTTCCATGATGGCACACCTTTTAATGCAGAAGCTGTGAAATATACGTTCGAAGAGTTCAAAAATGAAGAAAGAGCGGCTCCGAGGGCTTCACTAATGGAACCTGTGGAATCGATTGAAGTGAAAGATGAGTATACAGTGGTTTTGAAAACAGCTGAGCCTTATGGTCCGTTACTGGCGGCATTATCTCATACAAATGCTTCCATTGTGAGTCCTGAAGCTGATAAAGCCGGAAATTTAAATGAAAACCCAGTTGGAACAGGACCTTTCGTCTTTGAAGAATGGGTTCAGGGAGACCATGTTTCTTTGAAAAAGAATGAAGATTATTGGCAAGGAGCACCACAGTTAGAAAGTGTTACGATGAAAGTTGTCCCAGAATATTCCACAGCTGTTTCTATGCTGCAGACAGGGGAAGTCCAGTTTATCGATGCGATACCGACTGAACAGCTTCCACGCCTGGAGTCCATGGATAATGTGGAAATCCAGCAAAAAGAAGGCACCCCTGTTTATTACTTAGGTTTTAATATGAATAAAGAACCTTTCAACGATATCAATTTCCGCAAGGCTGTCTCTTATGCTGTCGATCGTGAGGCATATGTCCAGCAATTGAATGGATTGGGTGTGAAAAATAATAGCATCATCGGACCAAAAGTGTTCGGCTATGATGAATCCGCTTCTGAAGAAGGTTATTCTTACGATCCAGAGAAAGCGAAGCAATTGATTGAGGAAAATGGCTATGAAGGAAAAGAAATCACCTTGCTTGCAGCCAACCGCGATATGTATATGAAGATGGCTGAAATTGTCCAGGCCCAACTGACGGATGCAGGTTTGAGTGTGAACATCGAAACGATGGAGTGGGGGACTTTCCTTGATACGACTGCTGAAGGTAATTTCGAAATGACATTCCTCGGCTGGTCGAACAGTACCGCAGATGGTAGCGAATTACTATACCCGAACCTTCATTCAGATAATATCGGATCTTCCAACCGTATGGGATATGACAATGGTGAGTTCGATCAACTTGTGAATGAATCGCGGATAACCGTCGATCAGGAAGTGCGCCAGGAAAAACTGAATGAGGCAAATATCATGGCGGTCAATGACGGGGTTTGGATTCCAATGCATCACGGTGTAGTGACAGCGGCATTTGATCAGTCTGTTAAAGGCTTAGAGCTTGATCCGACAGGACAATGGTCCCTTTATAATGTAAGCAGAGAGTAG
- the nikB gene encoding nickel ABC transporter permease: protein MLGLIVKRLFQLVLLLFGISFLVFMSMHLAPGDPATIIGGPTATDSDLAAIRAELGLNQPVMLQFFDYIRGVVQGDLGYSFQNNQSVSEAIVTRFPQTLNLAVASMLVAILIGVPAGIISAIKQNSWFDVSSTTVALAGISIPNFWLGAMLILIFSVELQWLPVGGLSAPFWTIEGMKQLILPAITLGTASAAMIARMSRSAMLEVIRADYIRTARAKGVKKNTVVWVHALRNAMIPVITVIGLNFGFLLGGTIITEQVFAINGVGRLMIDAIAARDFPVVQGTVLLVATLFVVVNLLVDIIYAFVDPRISYD from the coding sequence ATGCTAGGTTTGATCGTTAAGCGTTTATTTCAGTTGGTCTTATTGTTATTTGGTATTTCATTTCTTGTATTCATGAGTATGCATTTAGCTCCAGGTGACCCAGCAACTATCATAGGCGGCCCGACAGCCACCGACTCTGATTTAGCGGCTATAAGGGCTGAATTAGGCTTGAATCAACCGGTGATGCTTCAATTTTTCGATTACATACGAGGGGTTGTACAAGGAGATCTTGGTTATTCTTTTCAAAATAACCAATCCGTTTCAGAGGCGATTGTCACCCGCTTCCCGCAAACATTGAACCTGGCTGTAGCAAGTATGCTGGTAGCGATTTTGATTGGAGTTCCAGCTGGAATCATATCAGCCATTAAACAGAATTCCTGGTTTGATGTATCAAGTACAACTGTCGCTTTGGCGGGAATATCGATTCCGAACTTTTGGCTGGGGGCCATGTTGATTCTCATCTTCTCCGTAGAACTTCAGTGGTTACCAGTTGGCGGTCTCAGTGCTCCGTTTTGGACTATAGAAGGAATGAAGCAGTTGATTCTTCCGGCGATTACGCTGGGAACAGCATCAGCAGCCATGATTGCAAGAATGAGCCGTTCAGCTATGTTGGAAGTCATTCGTGCCGACTATATAAGGACAGCGAGAGCGAAAGGGGTCAAGAAAAATACCGTTGTTTGGGTTCATGCCTTGAGAAATGCCATGATTCCCGTAATCACGGTGATTGGGTTGAACTTCGGTTTTCTTTTGGGAGGAACCATCATTACTGAACAAGTATTTGCGATCAACGGTGTGGGGCGATTAATGATCGATGCTATTGCTGCGCGGGACTTTCCGGTTGTCCAAGGGACTGTCCTTTTAGTCGCTACGCTGTTTGTTGTTGTCAATCTGTTAGTTGATATCATCTATGCTTTCGTTGATCCGAGAATCAGCTATGACTAA
- a CDS encoding Lrp/AsnC family transcriptional regulator: MKIDDVDKKILELLIEDGRLSYTDIGKTLGLSRVAVRSRVNQLIECGVIEKFTAVVNSEKVGKQVSAFFEVDCEPRSLVEVAENLANNPYVASCYQMTGPSTLHMHVLVKDFKELESFINNELYALEGITRVESHTLLRRFKSRSGLKL, from the coding sequence TTGAAAATAGATGATGTAGACAAGAAAATACTTGAGCTGCTCATTGAGGACGGGCGTCTCTCTTATACAGATATAGGCAAGACCTTAGGCCTATCCAGAGTAGCTGTCCGTTCACGTGTCAATCAATTAATCGAGTGTGGAGTCATTGAAAAATTCACAGCTGTTGTAAACAGTGAAAAAGTGGGCAAACAGGTCTCCGCATTTTTCGAAGTTGACTGTGAACCGCGTTCACTCGTAGAAGTCGCTGAAAACCTTGCCAACAATCCATATGTGGCAAGTTGTTACCAAATGACAGGACCGAGCACTTTACATATGCACGTCCTCGTAAAGGATTTCAAAGAGCTGGAGTCATTCATCAACAATGAACTGTACGCTCTTGAGGGCATCACCCGTGTCGAAAGTCATACATTATTGCGCAGATTCAAAAGCAGAAGCGGCTTGAAACTATAA
- a CDS encoding ABC transporter ATP-binding protein: MGTLLDVNHLVTSFRTAEGKLPAVRGVSFSVDKGETLCIVGESGCGKSITTLSVMGLLPDNGEITQGSITFQGEELTKKKEDEMRKHRGNDISMIFQEPMTALNPVFTVGYQIMEPLNLHTKLGKKEKKSRAIELLTQVGLSDPEKVLKKYPHQLSGGMRQRVMIAIALACNPSLLIADEPTTALDVTIQAQILELIDDLKEDLGMGVVMVTHDMGVVAEVADRVMVMYAGNVVETGTVEEIFETPQHPYTKGLLASVPNVDDEGHNLEAIPGSLPNLNEKISGCRFHPRCPYAMDKCKMEEPPYFQKTDQHKSKCWLHEEVASNESRQKAYS, from the coding sequence ATGGGTACTCTATTAGATGTCAACCATTTGGTGACCTCTTTCCGCACAGCTGAAGGCAAACTTCCAGCTGTGCGAGGGGTTTCCTTTTCTGTAGATAAAGGAGAGACCTTATGCATTGTCGGTGAATCGGGCTGTGGGAAAAGCATCACCACATTGTCAGTCATGGGGCTCCTTCCTGATAATGGAGAAATCACGCAAGGTTCCATTACTTTTCAAGGCGAAGAACTAACGAAAAAGAAGGAAGATGAAATGAGAAAGCATCGGGGTAATGACATTTCGATGATTTTTCAAGAACCGATGACAGCGTTGAACCCTGTGTTCACCGTCGGTTATCAAATCATGGAGCCATTGAACCTGCATACGAAATTAGGGAAAAAGGAAAAGAAAAGCCGCGCGATTGAACTATTAACTCAAGTCGGTCTATCCGATCCTGAAAAAGTATTGAAAAAATATCCGCATCAACTGAGTGGAGGAATGAGGCAGCGGGTGATGATTGCCATTGCTTTGGCTTGCAATCCTTCTTTACTTATTGCTGATGAACCAACCACTGCCCTTGATGTGACGATACAAGCTCAGATTTTGGAACTGATCGATGACTTGAAAGAAGATTTGGGGATGGGTGTTGTTATGGTCACTCATGATATGGGCGTAGTAGCAGAAGTGGCTGATCGAGTGATGGTTATGTATGCAGGAAATGTCGTAGAAACCGGCACTGTCGAAGAGATTTTTGAAACGCCTCAACACCCGTATACGAAAGGGCTGCTGGCCTCCGTACCGAATGTTGATGACGAGGGTCATAATCTTGAAGCAATCCCTGGATCACTTCCCAACCTGAATGAAAAGATTTCCGGATGCCGTTTTCATCCGCGGTGCCCATATGCTATGGATAAGTGCAAGATGGAAGAGCCGCCCTATTTTCAAAAAACGGATCAACATAAGTCTAAATGCTGGTTACACGAGGAGGTGGCTTCAAATGAATCCCGTCAAAAAGCCTATTCTTGA
- a CDS encoding CdaR family transcriptional regulator, which translates to MELTSQLGHEIINRLSKYINVPINLMDSFGKIVASTDTSRIDQLHGGAQQVIKTLEPQKISPKDTELFSNTKPGVNLPIFHRGELAGVVGLTGEPDKVYQAAGMTQGSVEIALEQMYIQRQAFYQERQWSHWLHQLLQPDDIDVVELEKEAQYTLKIDIKKTWQVILFQTESPFELAESIRKIAEAENIEPLFVLPYQENMVVVPLPYNHSLPSCPDRDYMGIGEPGYAIRGIRASFKQAQEAIQLSGEKGKPVYSEFLKMDRLLHHIDGKTYQDVTKLYAHRLKKIESPYVDTLHCYFECDLKMNRTAEKLHIHRNTLLYRLDQLSKKVGLDPRKFKDAVILQSILINN; encoded by the coding sequence ATGGAATTAACTTCCCAGCTCGGTCATGAAATAATTAACCGCTTATCCAAATACATAAATGTCCCCATCAATCTGATGGATTCATTTGGAAAGATTGTCGCCAGCACAGATACCTCCCGTATCGATCAATTACATGGAGGCGCTCAACAGGTCATAAAAACATTGGAGCCTCAAAAAATCAGCCCAAAAGATACCGAGCTTTTTTCCAATACTAAACCTGGAGTCAACCTCCCAATTTTTCACCGTGGAGAGCTGGCAGGAGTCGTTGGGCTGACTGGAGAACCGGACAAGGTTTATCAAGCAGCTGGAATGACACAAGGTTCCGTGGAAATAGCTTTAGAACAAATGTACATCCAAAGGCAAGCCTTCTATCAAGAGAGGCAATGGAGCCATTGGCTGCACCAACTGCTTCAACCAGACGATATTGATGTAGTAGAGTTAGAAAAAGAAGCGCAGTACACATTAAAGATCGATATCAAGAAAACTTGGCAAGTCATTCTTTTTCAAACAGAATCCCCCTTTGAATTGGCCGAGTCCATTCGTAAAATAGCAGAGGCAGAAAATATCGAGCCACTATTCGTATTGCCATACCAGGAAAACATGGTCGTTGTTCCATTGCCTTACAATCACTCCCTTCCCTCGTGTCCCGACCGAGATTATATGGGTATTGGAGAGCCCGGGTATGCGATTCGCGGCATCCGCGCTTCATTTAAGCAGGCTCAGGAAGCTATACAACTCTCAGGAGAAAAAGGCAAACCTGTCTACAGTGAATTCCTGAAGATGGATCGGCTTCTGCACCATATCGATGGAAAAACATACCAAGATGTCACAAAGCTATACGCTCATCGCCTTAAGAAAATAGAAAGCCCCTATGTAGACACTCTTCATTGCTATTTTGAATGTGATTTGAAGATGAACCGCACTGCAGAAAAACTCCACATTCATCGCAACACACTCCTTTACCGCCTTGATCAATTAAGTAAAAAAGTCGGGCTTGACCCAAGAAAATTCAAAGATGCCGTCATCTTGCAAAGTATTTTGATTAACAATTGA
- a CDS encoding ABC transporter permease: MLVKTVKRLLKNKLAVFGLFIIVIQVILAAFAPWFAAYDPIKQDLTNAELGIGVEGHWLGTDNYGRDVWSRLVFGARISLLVGIGSVGLGLIGGITLGLISGYFKKLDGIIMRFVDLLFAFPGILLAMLIIAMLGTSLINVVIAISIWSIPTCARIVRGSVLSIKKQEYILAMRSLGAGNTRILVKHVLPNCTAPIIVFATMRMATAILSTAALSFLGLGAQPPTAEWGAMIAAGQDYMFTSPHLTIVPGIAIMLVVFAFNVVGDGLRDALDPNMELDQ; encoded by the coding sequence ATGTTAGTTAAAACAGTGAAACGTTTATTGAAAAATAAACTGGCTGTGTTTGGGTTATTCATTATTGTGATCCAGGTGATACTAGCAGCATTCGCTCCCTGGTTTGCTGCCTATGATCCTATCAAACAGGATTTGACCAACGCGGAACTTGGAATCGGTGTTGAAGGGCACTGGTTAGGTACAGACAATTATGGGCGGGATGTTTGGTCAAGACTTGTCTTCGGAGCTAGAATTTCTTTACTCGTTGGAATTGGGTCTGTGGGATTGGGTTTGATTGGCGGTATAACACTCGGGTTGATATCTGGTTATTTTAAAAAGCTTGATGGAATTATAATGAGGTTCGTAGATTTATTGTTCGCCTTTCCAGGTATTTTGTTAGCCATGCTCATCATCGCTATGCTTGGGACCAGTCTAATCAATGTTGTAATCGCAATCAGCATATGGTCGATCCCGACTTGCGCAAGAATTGTCAGAGGGAGTGTTTTGTCGATTAAAAAACAAGAGTATATCTTAGCGATGAGATCTCTTGGGGCTGGTAACACTCGTATTCTCGTCAAACATGTGCTGCCGAATTGCACTGCGCCGATTATCGTATTCGCGACTATGCGTATGGCTACAGCAATTCTATCAACAGCCGCTTTAAGTTTCCTGGGTTTAGGCGCACAGCCTCCCACTGCTGAATGGGGGGCGATGATCGCTGCAGGACAGGATTATATGTTTACATCACCACATCTTACCATCGTACCGGGAATTGCGATTATGTTAGTCGTTTTCGCTTTCAATGTTGTCGGTGATGGGCTAAGGGATGCGCTCGATCCAAATATGGAGCTAGATCAATAA